CCCGGGAGCCGATCAGCCAGAAGCTCGCGCCGAGGATCACGAAGAACACGGCCTTGTGCAGGTCGTCCCAGAAAAATTCGAAGAAGCGCGTGTAGAGGTTGATGCCGAGGAAGGTCAGGCCGAAGCCACGGAGCACGCCGTCGTCGTTCTTCAGTCCAAGGTAGATACAGCCGGCGGCAGCCGCGCCGAAGTAGAGCGACCAGTGCAATAGCTCAAGGTGCGTGGCGCGGTGCCAAGCGTCGTAGCCCTCGTAGTTGCCCCAGATCGAGAGGATCCATAGCGCGATGAACAGGTAGAGCAGCCCGACCACGCGCGTCGTGCCGAAGAACTCCGCGAAACGCGGCCGGCCACGCAGCAGGAGCGAGAGCAACGTGAGCGCCGCGCCGAAGAGCACGAAGCGCAGCGGATACGCCATGCCGAGGTAGTAGGCGCCCCAACCGGACGCGTAGCCCGTCTCCGCGCCGAACCAGCTGCCGAGCGACAGCAGACCAAAGATCCAGATGAGTTTCGACTCCAGCAACAGGCCGAGCGCGCTGTAGACGACCGCCGCGAGCAGGATGAGCAGCGAGAAGTGACCGCTGCCGTCGTCGATCGCCTTGCC
This portion of the Opitutia bacterium genome encodes:
- a CDS encoding DUF2157 domain-containing protein, translated to MARQEMIAPALAEDLSARIVPLSFDWRRLARYSFAGAIACVVIAVGAALADKWLMDLIARLFHASWGLKSLACAAVSALLFWFGTLRRHRAPEKVYSNEAIYFGGVLGIAASVACLGKAIDDGSGHFSLLILLAAVVYSALGLLLESKLIWIFGLLSLGSWFGAETGYASGWGAYYLGMAYPLRFVLFGAALTLLSLLLRGRPRFAEFFGTTRVVGLLYLFIALWILSIWGNYEGYDAWHRATHLELLHWSLYFGAAAAGCIYLGLKNDDGVLRGFGLTFLGINLYTRFFEFFWDDLHKAVFFVILGASFWLIGSRAETIWQMRRLKHRLAADSEDE